One part of the Ranitomeya imitator isolate aRanImi1 chromosome 10, aRanImi1.pri, whole genome shotgun sequence genome encodes these proteins:
- the LOC138652195 gene encoding mucin-2-like, translating to MRPPPTPRLPSHTENPPHTETPLTHRDPPHTQTLLTPRPPSHTEAPLTHRDPPSHRDSPHTPRPPSHTDPPHTETPLTHRDPPHTPRPPPHTETPLTHRDPPSHTDPPHTETPLTHRDSPHTETPPHTETPLTHRDPPHTQTLLTPRLPSHTDPLPHRDSHHTETPLTHRDPPSHTDPPHTETPSHTETPSSHRDSPHTETPLTDRDSPHTPRPPFTHRPSSHRDSPHTETPLTPRLPSHTETPPHTQTLLTPRLPSHRDPPHTETPSHTEPSHTRLPLTRDSLPHRDPLLTPRPPHTETPSHRDSPHTETPLRHRDLPSHTDPPHTETPSHTETPSSHRDPPHTETPLTHRAFSHETPSHTEIPPHTETPLTHRDPPSHTDPPHTETPLTHRDPPSHRDSPHTPRPPSHTDPPHTETALTPRPPHTEPSHTRPPYTKTPSHTETPSSHRDSPHRDSPHTPRPPLLTHRPSSHRDPPHTPRLPSHTETPPHTHPPHTETPHTPRPPSHTPSSHQDSPHTETPSHTEPSHTETPLHQDPLPHRDPLLTPRPPSHRDPPHTETPLTPRPPSHTETPLTHRAFSHETPSHTEIPPHTETPLTHRDPPSHTDPPHTETPLTHRDPPSHRDSPHTPRPPSHTDPPHTETPSHRAFSHETPLHQDPLPHRDSPHRDSPHTPRPPPHTQTLLTPRPPSHTETPLTHRDPPHTHPPHTETPLTPRLPTHRDPPHTHPPHTETPLTPRPPHTQSLLTPRPPYTKTPSHTETPSSHRDPPHTETPLTPRPSPHTETPLTPRPPLLTHRPSSHRDPPHTPRLPSHTETPPHTHPPHTETPHTPRPPPHTHPPHTKTPLTPRPPHTQSLLTPRPPYTKTPSSHRDPPHTETPLTPRPPSHRDPPHTPRPPSHTETPLTHRAFSHETPSHTEIPPHTETPLTHRDPPSHTDPPHTETPLTHRDPPSHRDSPHTPRPPSHTDPPHTETPLTPRPPHTEPSHTRPPYTKTPSHTETPHTETPLTHRDPPPHTQTLLTPRPPSHTETPLTHRDPPSHTPSSHRDSPHTETPHTPRPPLTHTLLTPRLPSHRDPLTHRAFSHRDPLTPRPPYTKTPSHTETPPSHRDPPHTETPLTPRLPSHRDPPHTQSPLTPRPLHTETPPHTETPSHRDPPSHRDPLLTPRPPHTQSLLTPRPPPHTETPSHRDPHPHRDPLTHSLLTPRPPSHRDPLLTPRPPSHTETPSSHRDPLPHRDPPHTKTPSDTEAPSSHRDPPSHRDPTSHTQPSHTKTPPHTETPSSHRDPPSHRDPPTPRPPPTQSLLTPRPPHTETPSHTAFSHRDPPPLTPRPSHTQPSHTEAPSAVFFFSCKSRERSDDQ from the coding sequence ATGAGACCCCCTCCCACACCGAGACTCCCCTCACACACCGAAAACCCCCCCCACACCGAGACTCCCCTCACACACCGAGAcccccctcacacacagaccctcctcacaccAAGACCCCCCTCACACACCGAGGCTCCCCtcacacaccgagaccccccctCACACCGAGACTCCCCTCACACACCGAGAcccccctcacacacagaccctcctcacaccgagacccccctcacacaccgagacccccctcacacaccgagacccccccCTCACACCGAGACTCCCCtcacacaccgagaccccccctcacacacagaccctcctcacaccgagacccccctcacacaccgagactcccctcacaccgagaccccccctcACACCGAGACTCCCCTCACACACCGAGAcccccctcacacacagaccctcctcacaccgagacTCCCCTCACACACAGACCCCCTCCCACACCGAGACTCCCATCACACCGAGACTCCCCtcacacaccgagaccccccctcacacacagaccctcctcacaccgagaccccctcCCACACCGAGACCCCCTCCTCACACCGAGACTcccctcacaccgagacccccctcACAGACCGAGACTCCCCTCACACACCGAGACCCCCCTtcacacacagaccctcctcacaccgagactcccctcacaccgagacccccctcACACCGAGACTCCCCtcacacaccgagaccccccctcacacacagaccctcctcacaccgagactcccctcacaccgagacccccctcacaccgagaccccctcACACACAGAGCCTTCTCACACGAGACTCCCTCTCACACGAGACTCCCTCCCGCACCGAGACcccctcctcacaccgagaccccctcacaccgagaccccctcACACCGAGACTCCCCTCACACCGAGACTCCCCTCAGACACCGAGACCtcccctcacacacagaccctcctcacaccgagaccccctcCCACACCGAGACcccctcctcacaccgagacccccctcacaccgagacccccctcACACACAGAGCCTTCTCACACGAGACCCCCTCCCACACCGAGATCCCCCCTCACACCGAGACTCCCCtcacacaccgagaccccccctcacacacagaccctcctcacaccgagacccccctcacacaccgagaccccccctCACACCGAGACTCCCCTCACACACCGAGAcccccctcacacacagaccctcctcacaccgagaccgccctcacaccgagaccccctcACACAGAGCCTTCTCACACGAGACCCCCTTACACCAAGACCCCCTCCCACACCGAGACCCCCTCCTCACACCGAGACTCCCCACACCGAGACTCCCCtcacacaccgagaccccccctcctcacacacagaccctcctcacaccgagacccccctcacacaccgagactcccctcacacaccgagaccccccctcacacacaccctcctcacaccgagacTCCCCACACACCGAGACCCCCCTCACACACACCCTCCTCACACCAAGACTcccctcacaccgagaccccctcACACACAGAGCCTTCTCACACCGAGACCCCCTTACACCAAGACCCCCTGCCACACCGAGACcccctcctcacaccgagacccccctcacaccgagacccccctcacaccgagacccccctcacaccgagacccccctcACACACCGAGACCCCCCTCACACACAGAGCCTTCTCACACGAGACCCCCTCCCACACCGAGATCCCCCCTCACACCGAGACTCCCCtcacacaccgagaccccccctcacacacagaccctcctcacaccgagacccccctcacacaccgagaccccccctCACACCGAGACTCCCCTCACACACCGAGAcccccctcacacacagaccctcctcacaccgagaccccctcACACAGAGCCTTCTCACACGAGACCCCCTTACACCAAGACCCCCTCCCACACCGAGACTCCCCACACCGAGACTCCCCTCACACACCGAGACCccctcctcacacacagaccctcctcacaccgagacccccctcacacaccgagactcccctcacacaccgagacccccctcacacacaccctcctcacaccgagacTCCCCTCACACCGAGACTCCCCACACACCGAGACCCCCCTCACACAcaccctcctcacaccgagactcccctcacaccgagaccccctcACACACAGAGCCTTCTCACACCGAGACCCCCTTACACCAAGACCCCCTCCCACACCGAGACcccctcctcacaccgagacccccctcacaccgagacccccctcACACCGAGACCCTCCCCTCACACCGAGACTcccctcacaccgagaccccccctcctcacacacagaccctcctcacaccgagacccccctcacacaccgagactcccctcacacaccgagaccccccctcacacacaccctcctcacaccgagacTCCCCACACACCGAGACCCCCCCCTCACACACACCCTCCTCACACCAAGACTcccctcacaccgagaccccctcACACACAGAGCCTTCTCACACCGAGACCCCCTTACACCAAGACcccctcctcacaccgagacccccctcacaccgagacccccctcacaccgagacccccctcacaccgagacccccctcACACACCGAGACCCCCCTCACACACCGAGACCCCCCTCACACACAGAGCCTTCTCACACGAGACCCCCTCCCACACCGAGATCCCCCCTCACACCGAGACTCCCCtcacacaccgagaccccccctcacacacagaccctcctcacaccgagacccccctcacacaccgagaccccccctCACACCGAGACTCCCCTCACACACCGAGAcccccctcacacacagaccctcctcacaccgagacccccctcacaccgagaccccctcACACAGAGCCTTCTCATACGAGACCCCCTTACACCAAGACCCCCTCCCACACCGAGACTCCCCACACCGAGACTCCCCtcacacaccgagaccccccccctcacacacagaccctcctcacaccgagacccccctcacacaccgagactcccctcacacaccgagaccccccctcacacacaccctcctcacaccgagacTCCCCTCACACCGAGACTCCCcacacaccgagaccccccctcacacacaccctcctcacaccgagactcccctcacaccgagaccccctcACACACAGAGCCTTCTCACACCGAGACCCCCTTACACCGAGACCCCCTTACACCAAGACCCCCTCCCACACCGAGACCCCcccctcacaccgagacccccctcacaccgagacccccctcACACCGAGACTcccctcacaccgagacccccctcacacacagagccccctcacaccgagaccccttcacaccgagaccccccctcacaccgagaccccctcacaccgagaccccccctcacaccgagaccccctcctcacaccgagaccccctcACACACAGAGCCTTCTCACACCGAGACcccctcctcacaccgagaccccctcacaccgagacccccaCCCACACCGAGACCCCCTCACACACAGCCTTctcacaccgagacccccctcacaccgagaccccctcctcacaccgagacccccctcCCACACCGAGACCCCCTCCTCCCACCGAGACCCCCTCCCACACCGAGACCCCCCTCACACCAAGACCCCCTCCGACACCGAGGCcccctcctcacaccgagaccccccctcACACCGAGACCCCACCTCACACACACAGCCTTCTCACACCAAGACCCcccctcacaccgagaccccctcctcacaccgagaccccccctcacaccgagacccccccaCACCGAGACCCCCTCCCACACAGAGCCTTCTCACACCGAGACcccctcacaccgagaccccctcACACACAGCCTtctcacaccgagaccccccccCCCTCACACCGAGACCCTCACACACACAGCCTTCTCACACCGAGGCCCCTTCTGCTGTCTTTTTTTTTAGTTGTAAATCTCGGGAACGCTCggacgatcagtaa